The following coding sequences are from one Lusitaniella coriacea LEGE 07157 window:
- a CDS encoding helix-turn-helix domain-containing protein has translation MQGKVIKLLDFRQEGASAPFVPKPALFSSSGWDGIHLEQHRQPKFETIEHQHTMHIIAYGVSNSPGERWLDGKVNRERRDRGDIAIIPAGIAHRCNWNNLGEFTILAIEPNLLQQVGQDLVDCDRIELIPQFMNQQDALIQGILFALRDEIKSSQIGDDRLIDSLKTTLAIHLLRKYCATKPKLSSYQDNFSKSNLKQVTEYIHENLNRNLKIVELAAIAKMSPYHFIRLFRNSVGNTPHQYILQCRIEKAKYLIQQKKLTIAEIAANLGFCDQSHFGRYFKLITGVTPKQFLAKSQ, from the coding sequence ATGCAAGGAAAAGTAATTAAACTCCTAGATTTCAGACAAGAAGGAGCATCTGCTCCTTTTGTGCCAAAACCTGCTCTATTCTCAAGCTCAGGATGGGATGGTATTCATCTCGAACAACACCGACAGCCCAAGTTTGAAACCATCGAACATCAACACACTATGCATATAATTGCCTATGGTGTCTCCAACTCTCCAGGGGAAAGATGGCTTGATGGAAAAGTGAATAGAGAAAGACGCGATCGCGGAGATATTGCTATTATTCCTGCTGGTATTGCTCATCGCTGTAATTGGAATAACTTGGGCGAGTTTACGATTTTGGCAATTGAGCCAAACCTTCTTCAACAAGTCGGTCAAGACCTAGTAGACTGCGATCGCATTGAACTTATTCCTCAATTCATGAATCAGCAGGATGCTCTAATCCAAGGAATTCTTTTTGCGTTAAGAGACGAAATAAAGTCTAGCCAAATTGGTGACGATCGATTAATTGATAGTCTTAAGACGACCTTGGCAATTCACCTGTTACGGAAATACTGCGCTACAAAGCCCAAACTTTCTAGTTATCAAGATAACTTCTCCAAATCAAATTTAAAACAAGTTACTGAATACATACACGAAAATCTCAATCGCAATTTAAAAATTGTTGAGCTGGCTGCAATTGCGAAAATGAGTCCTTATCACTTCATACGATTGTTTAGAAATAGTGTGGGTAATACACCTCATCAGTACATTTTGCAGTGTCGAATTGAAAAAGCAAAGTATTTAATACAGCAGAAAAAACTTACTATTGCGGAGATTGCAGCTAATTTAGGCTTTTGCGACCAAAGCCACTTTGGTAGATATTTTAAGCTGATTACTGGAGTTACGCCAAAACAATTTCTTGCTAAATCGCAATAA